CGAGACCGGCACATGTGTGGAATTGTTGGAATCCTGGGCAAGGAAGACGTTGCCGACCGGCTGCTCGACGGCCTCAAGCGGCTCGAATATCGCGGCTATGACTCGGCGGGGATCGCGACGATCGTCGACGGCGCGATCGCGCGGCGGCGCGCTTCGGGCAAGCTGGTCAACCTCGGCCGCGAGCTCGCGGCGGACCCGCTCGCCGGGACGGTGGGCATCGCGCATACGCGCTGGGCGACGCATGGCGGACCGACCACCAACAACGCGCACCCGCACGCGACCGGCGAGGTGGCGCTGGTCCACAACGGCATCATCGAGAATTTCAAGCCGCTGCGCGAGGAACTGCTCGCGCGCGGCCGCAAGTTCGACAGCGAGACCGATACCGAGATCGTCGCGCATCTGGTGAGCGAGCAGGTCGAGAACGGCGCCGACCCGGTGGAGGCGGTGAAGACGGTGCTGCCGCGGCTGCACGGCGCCTTCGCGCTCGCCATCCTGTTCCGTCAGCATCCCGACATGCTGATCGGCGCGCGGCTCGGCTCGCCGCTGGTGGTGGGATACGGGGAGGGCGAGACCTATCTCGGCTCCGACGCGCTGGCGCTGGCGCCGCTGACCCAGCGCATCTCCTATCTCGAGGAAGGCGACTGGGTCGTGCTGACCCGCGAGGGGGTGCAAGTCTATGACGTCGACAATAATCCCGTGGAGCGGCCGATCGTCAATTCGGGCGCCTCGGGCCAACTGATCGACAAGGGCAACCATCGCCACTTCATGGCCAAGGAGATCTACGAGCAGCCGATCGTGGTCGCGCAGACGCTGCGCGGTTATCTCCAGCGGCTCGAGGACCAGGTGACGCTGCCGATTCCCGACTTCGACCTGTCGGTGGTCAAGCGCGTGACGATCGTGGCGTGCGGCACCAGCTATTATGCCGGGATGGTCGCCAAATACTGGTTCGAGCAGTTCGCCCGGGTCGCGGTCGACATCGATGTGGCGAGCGAGTTCCGCTACCGCGCCCCGGTGATGGAGGATGGCGGGCTGATGATCGTCATCAGCCAGTCGGGCGAGACCGCCGACACGCTCGCCGCGCTGCGCCACGCCAAGGCCGAGGGGCAGACGATCGCCGCAGTGGTCAATGTACCGACCAGCACGATGGCGCGCGAGGCGGACCTGCTGCTGCCGACGCATGCCGGGCCGGAGATCGGCGTCGCCTCGACCAAGGCGTTCACCTGCCAGCTTGCGGTGCTCGCCGCGCTCGCCGCCAACCTCGCCAAGGCCAAGGGGCGGATGACCCCGGCCGAGGAGAAGGACATCGTCCATCACCTTGCCGAAGCGCCGGCCGCGCTCAACGCCGCGCTGTCCTATGACGAGGCGATCGAGGGGATGGCGGGCAGCGTCGCCGGGGCGCGCGACGTGCTCTATCTGGGGCGCGGGACCGACTATCCGCTGGCGCTGGAAGGTGCGCTCAAGCTCAAGGAGATCAGCTATATCCACGCCGAGGGCTATGCCGCGGGCGAGATGAAGCACGGGCCGATCGCGCTGATCGACGAGAATGTGCCGGTGATCGTGATCGCGCCCTCGGGCCCGCTGTTCGAGAAGACCGTGAGCAACATGCAGGAAGTGCAGGCGCGCGGCGGCAAGGTGGTGCTGATCAGCGACGCGGAGGGGATCGCGGCGGCGGGCGAGAACTGCCTCGCGACGATCGAGATGCCCAAGGTGCATCCGCTGATCGCGCCGATCGTCTATGCGGTGCCGGTGCAGCTGCTCGCCTATCATGTCGCGGTGGCGAAGGGGACCGATGTCGACCAGCCGCGCAACCTCGCCAAGTCGGTGACGGTGGAGTAGCGCGATGCGGATCGCACGCCGCTGGCTGATCGGAGCCGCGCTGGCGCTGGCGGTTATGCCGGCGCAGGCACAGCGGCGCGACGGGCCGCTGGTGCTGGCGGCGGCGAGCCTGCAGGAATCGATGACCGCGGCCGCGGACGCCTGGGCGCGGCGCGGGAATGCGCGGCCGGTGCTGTCGTTCGCCGCCTCATCGGTGCTTGCGCGGCAGGTGGCCGCAGGGGCGCGTGCCGATCTGTTCGTGTCGGCGGACCTGGAGTGGATGGATTTCCTGGAGCAGCGCGGGATGGTGGCACCCGGCACCCGCGCGCCCTTCCTCGGCAACCGGCTGGTGCTGGTGGCGCTGGCCGGCGCGCCGGTCGAGCAGCGCCCGCTGGCGGCGATGCTGCGCGGGCGGATCGCGGTGGCGGACCCGGCATCGGTGCCCGCCGGCCGCTATGTCGAGGCGGCGCTGCGCAAGCTCGGGCTGTGGCAGGCCGCGGCACCGCAGCTGGTGCGCGCCGAGAATGTCCGCGCCGCGCTTGCGCTGGTCGAGCGCGGGGCGGCGCCCTACGGCATCGTCTATGCGACCGATGCGCGTGCATCGCGGCGGGTGCGCGTCGCGGGGGTTTTCCCGCAATCGAGCCATCCGCCGATCGTCTATCCCCTCGCGCGGCTGCGGAGCTCGGCGCATCCCGAGGCGGAGGGGTTCCGGCGCTTCCTCCTGTCGGGCGAGGGGCGGGCGATCTTCACCCGCTTCGGCTTCTCGCGGCGCTGATGCTGGAGGGCGGCATCTGGCCGGTGGTCGTGCTGTCGCTCAAGGTGGGGCTGGTGGCGACCGCCGCGACCCTGCCGCTCGCGTTCGCGCTCGCCTTCCTCCTCGCCCGCGCGCGGTTTTCGGGGAAGGTGCTGATCGACGGGCTGGTGCATCTTCCGCTCGTCGTTCCGCCAGTGGTGACGGGGTGGCTGCTGCTGCTCGCCTTTGCGCCTGCGGGGCCCGTCGGCGGCTGGCTCGAGCGCTGGTTCGGGGTGAGCGTGATGTTCC
This portion of the Sphingomonas sp. BT-65 genome encodes:
- the modA gene encoding molybdate ABC transporter substrate-binding protein produces the protein MRIARRWLIGAALALAVMPAQAQRRDGPLVLAAASLQESMTAAADAWARRGNARPVLSFAASSVLARQVAAGARADLFVSADLEWMDFLEQRGMVAPGTRAPFLGNRLVLVALAGAPVEQRPLAAMLRGRIAVADPASVPAGRYVEAALRKLGLWQAAAPQLVRAENVRAALALVERGAAPYGIVYATDARASRRVRVAGVFPQSSHPPIVYPLARLRSSAHPEAEGFRRFLLSGEGRAIFTRFGFSRR
- the glmS gene encoding glutamine--fructose-6-phosphate transaminase (isomerizing) — translated: MCGIVGILGKEDVADRLLDGLKRLEYRGYDSAGIATIVDGAIARRRASGKLVNLGRELAADPLAGTVGIAHTRWATHGGPTTNNAHPHATGEVALVHNGIIENFKPLREELLARGRKFDSETDTEIVAHLVSEQVENGADPVEAVKTVLPRLHGAFALAILFRQHPDMLIGARLGSPLVVGYGEGETYLGSDALALAPLTQRISYLEEGDWVVLTREGVQVYDVDNNPVERPIVNSGASGQLIDKGNHRHFMAKEIYEQPIVVAQTLRGYLQRLEDQVTLPIPDFDLSVVKRVTIVACGTSYYAGMVAKYWFEQFARVAVDIDVASEFRYRAPVMEDGGLMIVISQSGETADTLAALRHAKAEGQTIAAVVNVPTSTMAREADLLLPTHAGPEIGVASTKAFTCQLAVLAALAANLAKAKGRMTPAEEKDIVHHLAEAPAALNAALSYDEAIEGMAGSVAGARDVLYLGRGTDYPLALEGALKLKEISYIHAEGYAAGEMKHGPIALIDENVPVIVIAPSGPLFEKTVSNMQEVQARGGKVVLISDAEGIAAAGENCLATIEMPKVHPLIAPIVYAVPVQLLAYHVAVAKGTDVDQPRNLAKSVTVE